One Chloroflexota bacterium genomic window carries:
- a CDS encoding glycine C-acetyltransferase, with the protein MSNKLQWISDELDALKQQGLFNTIRTIGSPCGAWMTVDGKRVLNFCTNNYLGLANDPRLRDAAKKAIDDWGVGPAAVRSIAGTLELHREFERRIAAFKGVEDALYVQSGFCANQAAIPPMVGKDDVIFTDRLNHASIIDGCRLSSAKILIYAHCDVADAERVIRENVGNYRRALLVTDGVFSMDGDIAPLDKLYEVCERYGVITMVDDAHGEGVVGRGGRGIVDHFGLHGKFDLEIGTLSKAFGVMGGVIAGKKIVVDWIRQRARPFLFSSAVTPADTAACLAAVNLLEQSTELVDKLWENTRYFKTEIKRLGFDTGVSTTPITPIMLGEAPLAQQFSRALFDAERGVFAMAIGFPTVAKGKARIRVMISAAHSRDDLNRGLDVFAKVGKELGVIK; encoded by the coding sequence ATGTCAAACAAACTACAATGGATTTCCGACGAACTCGACGCGCTCAAGCAGCAAGGTCTTTTCAACACGATTCGCACAATCGGGTCGCCATGCGGCGCGTGGATGACCGTGGATGGTAAGCGCGTGCTGAATTTTTGCACGAACAATTACCTTGGTCTGGCGAACGATCCGCGTTTGCGTGACGCTGCTAAAAAAGCGATTGACGATTGGGGCGTCGGTCCTGCCGCCGTGCGGAGCATCGCCGGCACACTCGAACTGCATCGCGAATTCGAGCGACGCATCGCCGCGTTCAAAGGCGTCGAGGATGCGTTGTACGTCCAATCCGGTTTTTGCGCGAATCAAGCCGCGATCCCGCCGATGGTCGGCAAGGACGACGTGATTTTCACCGACCGACTGAATCACGCGAGCATCATTGACGGTTGTCGTTTATCGTCCGCGAAAATTTTGATCTACGCGCATTGCGATGTCGCGGACGCCGAGCGCGTCATTCGCGAGAACGTCGGCAACTATCGCCGCGCGTTGCTCGTCACCGACGGCGTGTTCTCGATGGATGGCGACATTGCGCCACTCGATAAATTGTACGAGGTGTGCGAACGGTACGGCGTCATCACGATGGTGGACGACGCGCACGGCGAAGGCGTAGTTGGACGCGGCGGGCGCGGCATCGTGGATCATTTCGGTTTGCACGGCAAGTTCGATTTGGAGATCGGTACGCTCTCGAAAGCGTTCGGCGTAATGGGCGGCGTGATCGCAGGAAAGAAAATCGTCGTGGATTGGATTCGCCAACGCGCGCGCCCATTTTTATTTTCTAGCGCGGTCACGCCGGCGGACACCGCCGCGTGTCTCGCCGCCGTGAACTTGCTCGAACAATCCACCGAACTGGTGGACAAACTCTGGGAGAACACGCGCTATTTCAAAACCGAAATCAAGCGGCTGGGTTTCGATACGGGCGTCAGCACAACGCCGATCACGCCAATCATGCTTGGCGAAGCGCCGCTCGCGCAACAATTTTCGCGCGCGCTGTTCGACGCGGAGCGCGGCGTGTTCGCGATGGCGATTGGTTTTCCGACCGTCGCCAAAGGCAAAGCGCGCATCCGCGTGATGATTTCCGCCGCGCATTCGCGTGACGATTTGAATCGCGGGTTGGACGTGTTTGCGAAGGTGGGGAAAGAGTTGGGGGTGATCAAATAA
- a CDS encoding putative toxin-antitoxin system toxin component, PIN family has product MKLWQMLRRLLSKFGLNAVRVVVDTNVLVSGTLAHKGFPARVIDAAIAGQIQFVVSTTLIEEYLEVIQRPHITKRYLEIGDRVASVSFYLDTNALHVFTNEIARVVPSDPDDDFLIACAVEGQARYIVSGDEHLLELGHSRGVEILAPRDFVEQVLN; this is encoded by the coding sequence ATGAAGTTATGGCAGATGTTACGGCGGTTGTTAAGCAAGTTCGGGCTGAACGCCGTGCGCGTCGTGGTTGATACGAATGTTCTTGTTAGTGGGACTCTGGCACATAAGGGATTCCCGGCGCGAGTGATTGACGCGGCAATTGCCGGTCAGATCCAATTCGTCGTTTCGACCACTTTGATAGAGGAGTACCTTGAAGTGATCCAGCGTCCGCATATCACCAAACGTTACCTCGAGATAGGTGATCGAGTTGCATCGGTATCATTTTATCTCGATACGAACGCGCTACACGTTTTCACAAATGAGATTGCGCGAGTTGTTCCCAGCGATCCCGACGACGATTTTCTGATTGCCTGTGCCGTTGAAGGTCAAGCCCGATACATCGTCTCCGGCGACGAGCATCTTCTCGAACTGGGTCATTCTCGCGGCGTCGAAATTCTCGCGCCGCGCGATTTTGTGGAGCAAGTGTTAAACTGA
- a CDS encoding deoxyribonuclease IV, whose product MHLGAHMSIAGGVENAVLSGHQIGCDAIAMFTKNNNQWKAKLLTQEDADRFNAALAETGIRQVVAHTSYLINLASPDAALWKKSIAGMEDELKRCNLLGIPYLVLHPGSHMGKGVEWGIQRVADAFNRIHEKLPNVRVMTLLEHTAGQGNHLGHLFEELAQMRELIAEKKRIGVCVDSCHLFAAGYDLRKPETYTDVFKRFDDTIGIQHIKAWHLNDAKMPLGSRVDRHEHIGKGKLGRGAFRNIVNDPRWRDLPGLLETEKGPELKEDKMNLRVLRSLLDADKRG is encoded by the coding sequence ATGCATCTCGGCGCACACATGTCTATCGCCGGTGGAGTGGAGAACGCGGTTCTGAGCGGACATCAAATCGGCTGTGACGCGATTGCGATGTTCACCAAGAACAACAATCAGTGGAAAGCGAAACTGCTCACCCAGGAAGACGCGGACAGATTCAACGCCGCACTCGCCGAAACTGGGATTCGGCAGGTCGTCGCACACACATCGTACCTCATCAACCTCGCGTCGCCGGACGCGGCGCTCTGGAAAAAATCTATCGCGGGGATGGAAGACGAACTGAAACGCTGCAACTTGCTCGGCATTCCGTACCTCGTCCTGCATCCTGGGTCGCACATGGGCAAGGGCGTCGAGTGGGGCATCCAGCGCGTCGCCGACGCGTTCAATCGCATCCACGAGAAATTGCCGAACGTGCGCGTGATGACCTTGCTCGAACACACGGCGGGACAAGGCAATCACCTGGGTCACTTGTTCGAAGAACTCGCGCAAATGCGCGAACTCATCGCGGAGAAAAAACGCATCGGCGTGTGTGTGGATTCGTGCCACCTGTTCGCGGCAGGATACGATCTCCGCAAGCCGGAGACGTACACAGATGTGTTCAAACGCTTTGACGATACGATTGGCATTCAGCACATCAAGGCGTGGCATCTCAACGATGCGAAAATGCCGCTCGGCTCGCGTGTGGATCGGCACGAGCACATCGGCAAGGGCAAACTGGGTCGCGGCGCATTCCGCAACATCGTGAACGATCCACGCTGGCGCGATTTGCCCGGCTTGCTCGAAACGGAAAAGGGACCGGAGTTGAAAGAAGACAAGATGAACTT
- the tdh gene encoding L-threonine 3-dehydrogenase: MKALVKKHARPGLWLDDAPVPQIGIDDVLIKIHKTSICGTDVHIWNWDAWSQKTIPVPMTIGHEFVGTVAAIGSNVRDLAIGDIVSGEGHIVCGKCRNCLAGRRHLCKDTQGVGVNRTGAFAEYLAIPASNVWHADPRIPLDILSIFDPFGNAMHTALTFPVLGEDVLITGAGPIGTMATAIVKHAGARYIVTTDVNPYRLDLAKKMGATVALNVCEKRIAQVQKELGMKEGFDIALEMSGNPDAFKEMIANMCHGGRIAMLGIPNQEIAIDWNKVIFSMLTIKGIYGREMYETWYLMQSMLNSGLDISPIITHRFHYTEFEKAFEVMRSGNSGKVILNWVEE, translated from the coding sequence ATGAAAGCGCTTGTCAAAAAACACGCGCGACCTGGGTTGTGGCTCGACGATGCGCCGGTGCCGCAAATCGGCATTGACGATGTACTCATCAAGATTCACAAGACTTCGATTTGCGGCACGGACGTGCACATCTGGAACTGGGACGCGTGGTCGCAAAAAACGATTCCGGTGCCGATGACGATTGGGCACGAGTTCGTCGGCACGGTCGCGGCAATTGGCAGCAACGTGCGCGATCTCGCGATTGGCGATATCGTTTCCGGCGAAGGACACATCGTTTGCGGCAAATGTCGCAACTGTTTAGCGGGACGCCGGCATCTTTGCAAAGACACGCAAGGCGTCGGCGTGAATCGCACCGGCGCGTTCGCCGAGTACCTCGCGATTCCCGCGTCGAACGTGTGGCATGCCGATCCCAGGATTCCGCTCGACATCCTCAGCATCTTCGATCCATTCGGTAACGCGATGCACACTGCGCTCACATTCCCGGTGCTCGGCGAAGATGTGCTCATCACCGGCGCGGGTCCCATCGGCACGATGGCGACTGCGATTGTGAAACATGCCGGCGCGCGTTACATCGTCACGACTGATGTGAATCCATATCGGCTCGATCTCGCAAAAAAGATGGGCGCTACCGTCGCGCTCAACGTGTGCGAGAAAAGGATCGCGCAGGTGCAAAAAGAATTGGGCATGAAAGAAGGGTTCGACATCGCGCTCGAAATGTCCGGCAACCCGGACGCGTTCAAGGAAATGATCGCGAACATGTGTCACGGCGGCAGAATCGCGATGCTGGGAATTCCGAACCAGGAAATCGCGATTGATTGGAACAAGGTCATCTTTAGCATGTTGACGATCAAGGGCATTTACGGGCGCGAGATGTACGAAACGTGGTACTTGATGCAATCCATGTTGAACAGCGGCTTGGACATTAGCCCGATCATCACGCATCGTTTTCACTACACCGAGTTTGAAAAAGCGTTCGAGGTGATGCGGTCGGGAAATTCGGGCAAGGTGATTTTGAATTGGGTGGAGGAGTGA
- a CDS encoding alpha/beta fold hydrolase — MRRIEFKSDDATTLRGVLFEPMTPRPHPVIVFAHGLLSTHDEFGDYPARFCERGYMTLAFDFRGHGASDGLRGYISEERWVADLRHALDYIEANPAVDNDRIALFGHSFGGGAVICATARDARVRAVVAGATVGRLRDEIAPSEMSLYKIVDSFNRFQKSFTRHPLYLPYRVGYKDIFADDHARINAERQGFLQRWICADSIPNLFMQDALACAANVRVPALIVQSELDRVVNPASTRKLFDAIPSEKAWYVVPGSGHSFVTDAHGAEAFEHIAAWMDRNLSKQ, encoded by the coding sequence ATGCGACGCATCGAATTCAAGTCTGACGATGCCACCACTCTGCGCGGCGTGCTGTTTGAACCGATGACACCTCGTCCACATCCCGTCATTGTTTTCGCGCACGGCTTACTTTCCACCCACGACGAGTTTGGCGATTACCCCGCGCGTTTTTGCGAACGCGGCTACATGACACTCGCGTTCGACTTTCGCGGTCACGGCGCGAGCGATGGACTGCGCGGCTATATTTCCGAAGAACGCTGGGTGGCGGATTTGCGCCACGCGCTCGATTACATCGAAGCGAACCCAGCCGTGGACAATGACCGCATCGCATTGTTCGGTCATTCGTTCGGCGGCGGCGCGGTGATTTGCGCGACGGCGCGCGACGCGCGTGTGCGCGCGGTCGTCGCCGGCGCAACGGTCGGTCGTCTGCGCGATGAAATCGCGCCGAGCGAAATGTCGCTGTACAAAATCGTGGATTCGTTCAACCGTTTTCAAAAATCGTTCACGCGCCATCCGCTCTATCTCCCCTACCGCGTCGGCTATAAGGATATTTTCGCGGACGATCACGCGCGCATCAACGCCGAACGCCAAGGATTTTTGCAGCGCTGGATTTGCGCCGATAGCATTCCGAATCTGTTCATGCAAGACGCGCTTGCGTGCGCGGCGAACGTGCGCGTGCCCGCGCTCATTGTCCAGAGCGAACTCGACCGCGTCGTGAACCCCGCGAGCACGCGCAAGCTTTTCGACGCGATCCCCAGCGAGAAAGCGTGGTACGTCGTTCCTGGGTCGGGACATTCGTTTGTGACCGACGCTCACGGTGCAGAGGCGTTCGAACATATCGCGGCATGGATGGATCGAAATCTCAGTAAACAGTGA